One Equus quagga isolate Etosha38 unplaced genomic scaffold, UCLA_HA_Equagga_1.0 HiC_scaffold_236_RagTag, whole genome shotgun sequence genomic window carries:
- the LOC124232091 gene encoding 28S ribosomal protein S31, mitochondrial-like isoform X2, translating to MLWRMLAVLPLRLLSRLPLCSGGPEALAAAVVLLGASPGTARTQNNIQRYFGTSSVIYNKKDEQSVPTHEISKETESQDSVKENTKKDLLNIIKGMKVELSTVNVQTTKPPNRRQLRSLEATVGRLQRAPEDAPKKR from the exons ATGTTGTGGAGGATGTTGGCGGTCCTGCCTCTTCGCCTTCTCTCCCGCCTCCCTTTGTGCTCCGGGGGCCCGGAGGCCTTGGCGGCTGCGGTTGTGCTGCTTGGTGCTTCGCCCGGAACCGCCAG GACACAAAATAATATCCAAAGATATTTTGGCACTAGCAGCGTGATCTATAACAAGAAGGATGAACAGTCTGTTCCAACCCATGAGATTTCCAAGGAGACGGAGAGCCAAGACAGTGTAAAGGAGAATACGAAAAAAGACTTGTTAAACATTATTAAGGGCATGAAAGTTGAATTAAGCACAGTAAATGTACAAACAACAAAGCCACCCAACAGAAGACAACTTAGAAGTTTGGAGGCCACAGTTGGCAGGCTTCAAAGAGCTCCTGAAGATGCCCCAAAGAAGAGGTAA
- the LOC124232091 gene encoding uncharacterized protein LOC124232091 isoform X1 gives MGLHSPGGGVAWKQGAQPWAAGEPGTQLPAPVVHRNAKGAERVRLGTEERAGAVFGRGRGIPGVSAVELFLRDVVEDVGGPASSPSLPPPFVLRGPGGLGGCGCAAWCFARNRQVFFSLMHLSRTQNNIQRYFGTSSVIYNKKDEQSVPTHEISKETESQDSVKENTKKDLLNIIKGMKVELSTVNVQTTKPPNRRQLRSLEATVGRLQRAPEDAPKKR, from the exons ATGGGACTACACTCGCCGGGAGGAGGAGTCGCCTGGAAGCAGGGGGCTCAGCCCTGGGCCGCGGGCGAGCCCGGAACACAGTTACCGGCCCCTGTTGTCCACCGGAACGCGAAGGGAGCGGAACGCGTAAGGCTGGGAACGGAAGAGAGAGCGGGGGCCGTGTTTGGCAGAGGACGAGGTATTCCCGGTGTGTCTGCGGTTGAGTTGTTTCTCCGCGATGTTGTGGAGGATGTTGGCGGTCCTGCCTCTTCGCCTTCTCTCCCGCCTCCCTTTGTGCTCCGGGGGCCCGGAGGCCTTGGCGGCTGCGGTTGTGCTGCTTGGTGCTTCGCCCGGAACCGCCAGGT gtttttttctttaatgcatcTTTCTAGGACACAAAATAATATCCAAAGATATTTTGGCACTAGCAGCGTGATCTATAACAAGAAGGATGAACAGTCTGTTCCAACCCATGAGATTTCCAAGGAGACGGAGAGCCAAGACAGTGTAAAGGAGAATACGAAAAAAGACTTGTTAAACATTATTAAGGGCATGAAAGTTGAATTAAGCACAGTAAATGTACAAACAACAAAGCCACCCAACAGAAGACAACTTAGAAGTTTGGAGGCCACAGTTGGCAGGCTTCAAAGAGCTCCTGAAGATGCCCCAAAGAAGAGGTAA